The DNA window CAAGTATAATAACATTTCGACATAATCTTAGTTCTCCAGATGACATGATCTATGTTTGTTCAGTCTGGAGCTACTGGTTGTTCCCTTGTCAAACCCAAATTACGCACGCAGTGACGTACTACGATTCAAAACAAATGTTCttccaaagttttaaaaaatatccatcGAATTGAATTTTCTGTAGATAGaatattggaaaaaaaaaactgacctTACCATCGGCTAAGCAAGCAATGCACGCATTTTCTACTATTGTGCTCTCCATCAGCTTTCAGTGATGTGTCTGATTATTACTTCAAACTACTCTAATATAGTGGCAGTTGCAATCAAATGTTATTGGAAGGaggttaatttaattaaacaatcCTTCCATGTAGGGCGTCGTTGACCCAGATCGTGCATCCCTCTAGCTGTGCCTGCCCAACGTACGCTAACGCTCTTGTGTGCGGAGAAATTTCgcttcaaatttatattttatcttcaaaaattaatcatgGTACTAGCATTCATTAAAATGTggatttgaatttgatttacGTGCGACAACATGTACATATACGTAGAGGAGGTCAATTTTGTGCAGTTGCCCCAGCTTGCAGTCAAGAGGAAATTAATTAACCGAGCATAAGAACCTAAGAACTAGCTGAGATATCTGTAAATCCTGGCGACCGCCTGAATCAACTTTGCCCGTGCTAGCTGCATACAACTTTCCAaagaaatttaacaaaatgaCAATGAAGAAAAAACGATGGATAGTTTCGTTAGGGATAAAAACTGCATTTCTTACTCCCATTCCAATTTCTTGTAACTAATTATATTTGGTTAGAATATATGCCGCAGAACAATCTTGATCTGATCTTAAGTGGTAACGCGAGTTCCCATAATTCCTCTCGCTATTATATAGTAGTATTGATCAAGACTGTACAAACGGAATGAACAGAAAAATACCGTATTTGACGTAAATTACACCTAAAGAGAAGTAGTAGCTAGAGAacaatttattagcattcgtAACACAAGAtccggtcgatcgatcgatcatagTACACAACACACAACAGAGTTCACGGACGGAATGGATCGTACAATAGCGTCGTAGAAACTGTAGAATACATGTACGTGTATACGTACAGCATCAGTAGATGAACATGATCATGAGCTCGATCGACACGTGCATACAAACGCACGAACAAGTGGACGATGGTGATGTGGTCAGAGCAAGAAGAAGCAGTTGCATGCTAGAACCGGTTCACGAAATCCTTGACCCACCTCATCACGCcgcccttctcctcctcctcctcctcctccgcacggtggtggtggtggtggaagcGGCCGCCGTGGTGGTGCATCGTCGCCCTGGCCCCCTTCGTGAGCGCCTTCCTGACCCATCGCCTCGCCATCTCCTCCagctcatcgtcgtcgtcgtcgtccttgtcgtggtggtggtggtggatgcGCTTGCCGATCCCCTTCTCGGacttctcgtcgtcgtcgtcgtcgtcgtccttgtggtggtggtggtggtggatgcGCTTGCCGATCCCCTTCTCGGacttctcgtcgtcgtcgtccttgtcgtggtggtggtggtggtggtggatgcGCTTGCTGATCCCCTTCTCGGACTTCTCGTCCTcatcgacgtcgtcgtcgtggccaTGGATAGCCGTCGTCGGCATCTGGACCAACTGatcctcggcggcgacggcggctgcaTCCTCGCGCGAGCGGTCCGGATCTGGCTCCGCGACGGGGAGCGCtaactcctcctccccgcgctccTCGCCGTGGGTCGCCGGCTCGATCTCGACGGGCACCTCGGCCGCCACCAGCTGCTTCTCCAGCAGCTGGCCCTGGTCCGCGTCGTCGGCCGGGCTCACCTTCCCGGAGCTCCCCGCCGGCAAGACGTGGCTCTGGAGGCGCGACAACACCTCCTCACCGGCGGCAGCATCGGCGTCGGGGAGGACGGCGAGCGCCTGGGTGGGCTCCCCGCGGcagagggcgaggaggagggggaggaggaggaggagggcaagGCGGGCCATGGCGGGCGAGCGAGGGAGGCGTGTTCTGACTTCTGAGGGAAAGCGATGACCGGGGGAGGCACAATTTGTAGGGAGGGCACCCgcaggtgggacccaccgaGTTTTTGTTTAGGGCCCCTACAGTGCGGGGCATTTGCCGTCACCGTCAGTGGCTTTACGGCACCTacaaaaaaagattaaaaaaactttaagttaAGTCGATCTTACTTATCCTACAGGTGACTTCTCCTCCTATCTCTTTTCCTCGTTCGGCTGGAGAGGGATTGACTAGTTATCCGGGTGGAAAAGTAGTAATAgctagtatatgattaattaattaattattaattattaaaaaaatataaaatacattattatgattttttaaaacaactctcctatagaaaattaaattttcccAAAAAATACGTTGTTTGCAGGTTGAAAAACGTGCgtgtaaaaaataagaaagattAGATAACTATGTCGACTGttcttttcctccctccccctcctcgtcGAGTCCGAGCAACGGCGAAGCGAGGCCGAATGGTGACGGAGCGAGTCCCGGTGGCAGTGGCTCGACCAAGCGGCCTTCAGATCTAGGCGACGGCAGAGCGAGCGGGCGACCGTCCATCGAAGTAAGGCCGGACATGGctaggggtgtaagtgggtAAGCCCGCCAGCGAGTAACCCGATGGTCTACCCGTTTAATTGACCTATAAATGGGTTGGTGGGTCGGTCCACTTACACCCTTAGATGCGACGGCCTAGCGGATGGAGCACGGGGTTTCAGCGAGGCGACGACGGATGACCACGGCATGAGTCAGCCTCTCTCACCTCACTCTTCCTCCATCCTCGGCCAGGCCACGCCCTCTGCCCCAACGTGCCATAGTCATGGCCTCTCTGACAGCACTGATGAAGAATGCGGTTCCTACATAGGAAGCTAAGAGCTTTGTGAGGACGCAGTGCTCGCTGAGCTGGAGATGTTGCGCCGACGTGGAAGATGAAACCACTTGACACCTCAGCGCAATGTGACTGTGAGGTTGCAAGTCAAATGGGTTAGTATATGAATTATTAAGTAACCGACaccgaaaaaaatattggcagattaatatataaataattaattttaacttaaaaaatgtaaaaaatagattgatataaattttaagatcaactcacatatataaaacttttataaataatatactgTTTAACCGTTCAGAAAGTGTTAGCATGAAAAACGAGGaaatatgatttaattatttggACGAAAGAACAGGGCCATAGAGCGCTAGCTTCGTTGCTCTTGGCAATTAACTCCCATAATTAAATCTGTTGTAGCCGTATAAGCGATCGGTGAGAAAGCGATTCCGTGATCAGAGACTAGcacttttccttttcttttgtttatgtttataagctaaaatttaaattttttaattttaaaattaaatataattttggagttatttaattaaagCTTATTTTTAGTGTTTCTTTAATATCActaaaacacacatatatatttttctcaaaatatttttggtttgtaaatatgtcatttgacttttttattttatatgagaGAGTACTTTAACTAAGACGGTGCTATTTGGAGATGAAAAATgctcttattttttgttactgcTACTTAATGGTATAactgataaaattaattactataaagtttaaagtttattttagaaaagtaatatgataaaattataaaactttttcaaaaaatacaccgtttagcagtttagtaAACATCCACCTAAGaggcaatgaaaaaaataagaataatgtGTCAGAGAACAATGTCTAAGGTGCTGGCAAATGCACTGGCTGTTCATAAACTCATGTAGGACGCATTCTTTACCCCCACTTCATAGCCTATGTTCTCTCCTTTTCTGgaatcatatttgcaaactgctaaacgaatGTTCTTggcaaaaaaatctataagaaAGTgtctttaaaaatcatatgaatctatttttaagtcttttatagctaataattaattacttatatGCTAATGCGTTGCTACGTTTTGTTCTGGttactaacaaaaaatatgctgtcttagtttttatttttatttgttagatAACACGCTGTCGTAGTTCATTTCTTCCCTACTCCTCGATATCTCCATCACatattgtatttgttttgGTTCTACGTAGATTTATCTTATGTATAGATCAacgaataatatattttatatatattcagatttattattattcacGTTAAtttagaagaaaataaaacatctaataatataaaataaatataaaataaaggtaATAATTCATAATCTCATTTCTTCAGTGTGAAGGAACGTTGGCAAACGCACTAGCTGTTcatttagattaattagtaaaaaaGGTTGGAAGGACCGAACCGAATGGTCGGCGAGTCGGTCCATAGATGAATGAGCCCTGGTCGCCCTGGACTTGATCTTCTATGCAGTGACATCAGTTAACAAATGAACGTGAGGAGGAGATCGATAGATAATCAAATCCAGATATCGaagtttatgtaaaaaaagttgtttaactAAGCTGAGTTCATTAAGCTTAAGCACTAAGAGTAGGTATAATAAGCCTGCATCATCATCAAGCTATAAAGATTACAACCTTTAATTTATAGCGAAGTGGGTAAGAGAAggttaaaagaaagaaaattaggCTACTAATATCTAGGCTACCCACTCATCCCAAGATGGAAAAACGACTAACTGCATTACAATCGATAGCATCTTATCAtacttatttagaaaattgtGTGTGacattctttttattatagAATAATATACTTCCTCTAGTTCATAATAGTACTTACAACTTTAGACAAGGACAtggtattaaaaattttcatcactTTCtacaatatatgaaaatattaataaaccTATAAAGCCTAGAAATTGCTTTTTCTGcaacggaggaagtataatTTTACTGAAAAAGTATTGCAAGCTTAATTCGATACATATAGTCGTTGTGCTTCTAAAGTACTATTCGCAGCGaaagttagaaaaaaattgatattagaCTTGTTCAATACTTACTACAATTTATTGTATTATGAAATCAAACAGAGTAACTATTGatattgattatagatgatatgataatttttacagctaattattaactatattgtttgaacatttttttatcaaagcaTATATAGACTCCTAGCGTCATGTGACCATGAGCATGTTCTTATATGCAATCCaatccaaccaaccaaacctACCTGGACTTCGGTACCAGTGTGCTTCCGCGCCACTTTCTAAcgttatctaaatttatatggatactaataaatatattatatatactttaataaataaataaatctagatatgcctaaaatatcttatatcaTAAAACAAATGCACTAGTAACTATTAGCATTTAGCAATAGGTTTTACCCAAGCTGATGCTGCCAGATAACGTACGTAGCTAGCCTGCCTGATTAGCTACCAGCTAACCCGATCGCAAAACCACATTACATTAACCGATGCACGCATACAGTTAATTAGTCATAGGGGTGAACGGTGAtcgtttgaaatttttatgaaaattgtcaaatagtatatttgcaaagtaaaaataatataatatgtgaaCGTAACGGcgacctaaaagtcaaggctcgaagataaactttgatgaaaaactctaaaattaattataaagttaagataaaaaatttaaattttagctaataagcataaacataagtgaaacgGGATAACCATGTTATCCGGCGCGTGGGTCCAACATGGGACGCTGTTTTTTAGTTGGCCCATGATTTATCCCCTGTTCCCATTGCGACCGGTTTACGGCCCAGGTTAATTAATGTTTGGGCTCAAAGCGGCTTTCTTAGAACGTCGAAGGACGTTAATTACATCAATGTTCCACCATTTAACGCCCATTTTTCTAGCTTAAAtcctttttattcattttgcaCCATGACATGATCGACATCGATTAAAATCACTCCAGATGATACACACAATGCTAGACTACAGCACTGCATAGCTTGTAGATTGGACCATGCATCATCATTCGATCCGTGCGTCCATCTAGCTACGCGGTGGTGACGGCGATCTTCATGCCTTCGCTGCAgtggtcgccgacgccgcagATGAAGaaggcctcgccgccggcgagctcgacccggtcgtcgccggagctgcGCACCTTGGAGGGCCCGGTCACCTTGCACCCGTCGTACCCGGCCCGGTCCACCTCCACCACGTTGTGAATCTTCCCGTCGTACTTGAACACtgcattaattatatttatatatatgatgaataTCGATCAAACTGGATTCGAACACAAAGATCACTAATTTCATCCATTAGCAAAAGTTAATTAGTTGGGTCATCATTTCATTTCGCATGCAGCTCACCGAGCACGTCGCCGGGCCGGATGCGCTTGCCGTTCTCCCAgccggcgacgccgaaggTCCATCCCTTGTCGTCGCCGACCGTCCACTCGTTGCcgtggacgacggcggcggggacggcgatggcggccgcGCAGCAGAGGGCCAACACGGTGGCGCTTCGCCGTGCCATTTGATGCCAATCAGTTAGTGCCGACGGACGTAGGCTCACAAGATCGAGATAGACTGACTATCAATTTGCGCttaatttgtatttgtttgtGGCTGGCTTAAGGGGGCAACCACCCTTTTTATAGCTAAACTAGCATGTACATTTATTGCTGTATACCTTAATTATTAGTGATGTCACTTGAGCTGGATATTGATATGCATGAATATTGAAATAAATGGTGGGATATCCAGATGTTAAAACTGGGGATATGCAGCACTAATAGCTCCATATCGAAAATTCGTATTTTGGTTCAAGGGAAAGCATGACAATAATATGAAATTAGTCTAACAATCAAAGAATAGTCCACTAAACACTACTCAACCATACACTAACTAAAAATTACTGTATGTCTATGTCATAACCGTACACTAATCACATACTACtaatcgaaaaataaactacttgCTTTCGTGGCTCCATGGTGTTGGTGTGATATTTCTGCAAATTCGAGGAAAAATAGTATACTTAAGAGTAAGCCATAGGTCCACTAATCAAATATCGACCTCGATGCGTTAGAAAAGTTCGTTCAAAACGCAAGCTAGACTGCCGAAAAGGCTCACATGGTCAAGAGACACACAAACATGTATCTGAAGAAAACGTCtgcaaattttcaaacattctATGCATTTCAATATTTCATTCAAGTGGGTAGTGACCATTTCAGATGATACATTTTGAAGCCTCTGCTCCCAGCACCAGTTTCAGATGATACGTTTGGAAGCCTCTGCTTCTAATACCAATTATTAAAGAGAATGTTCCAAGTATTCATGGAACGGAATGCTGCAGAAGTAGTGTGTATGACACAGTATGACACGCCCTCCTAGAGAGAGCAGCCGTCTAATTGGGATCTGCGACTAACCCCAAAATATAGTTAGAAGAATGAGTATAAGCACAAGAACAATACTACTATTTCTGCGTCGACAACAATAGTAGAGTATTATTCTTCATGCCTTTCACTTCACAACGTTTGGATCACTTGGAATCTACAACTGACTGGTTCCCAGTAGCTGAGTTGTCATCCTTCAAGGAGTTTCTCAGATATTGTGAGTCTTTGTACTTCGCATATACAGGTAAATCTAAGGCCTTCTCTGCTATTCTTGCATCCTCATGAATCCTTTCTATCAAGCTCTCAAGTGAAGGGAAGTTGGCCTAGGTATTTACATAATGTGGCGAGTCAGGAACAGACATTATTAACATATAATGTACACTATAAAATAGTGTCGGGTCCAAAAATACCTCGGGTCGTATGTACCCAACAATAACAAGGCGTAGCTCCTCTCCATAAAAGTCTTCACCAAAGTCGTGAAGCAACCATGGTTCCTGCGACAAATGtcttttagaataaaataatatactaaACATGGAAGGAGATGTATTGAGAAACACTCACAATGGTCTTCTCCGTGTTATCAAAATAAGGGTTCCAGCCAATGCTCATGACCATCTTATATATACCTCGCGTTGAAAGTCCAGCCCAGCCAAAGTATACCCCTGATGTATGCTCTGATAGTATGTCAGAAAAATTTTCTGCAGGTAAGTTGGCTGCAAGGAAAATATACAGTTATCAGTGCTCGCAATGAAAATTGGGCAAGCTAACATCGAAAAATATGGACTCCTACAGTACTTTGACATTGTCCAGTTAATAAACAATGCAACTTATACACTATGAGAAAaatcattcatatgaatcatATAATGCAAAGCTGCAAAATTACTGCTCTTTGAAACCAGATCTCATAAATTTAGCTATACTTATATGCCCTATCATATGTCCATACCTGTTGGTATTCCTAATACTTTAGAACCACGGCCAAATCCTTTTATCACAGGTCCTCCTATAAACCATGGTTCAATCGGTAAGGTATCATCAATCCCTGCACAGAGAATTTGTCAATGGAGAAGTTAAAGATGTCTATAATTTTCTAACAGAAAATAGTCCCAAGAGTTAGAGCATACAATCACCAAATGGTGGCAACCCCCAATTTTCAGGCTTTACATCAAGGAGGGAATTGATCACCTCATCAGCTGAACTGAATTCAGCAGTCCTTTTGGGTACTGATGGTACAGCTATGACATGCATTCCTGCAGCTTTTCCAGCCATAACACCTGGCCTAATATAACCAATAACTCCCGGTATTAAAGATAAAGTTGTGAATAGAAAACTGCATGCCACAGTCAAATCTTAGAACATCACCGTATTGTTTAAGAACAGATCAAGATACAATGTAAACAACATA is part of the Oryza brachyantha chromosome 2, ObraRS2, whole genome shotgun sequence genome and encodes:
- the LOC102713439 gene encoding sarcoplasmic reticulum histidine-rich calcium-binding protein-like, producing the protein MARLALLLLLPLLLALCRGEPTQALAVLPDADAAAGEEVLSRLQSHVLPAGSSGKVSPADDADQGQLLEKQLVAAEVPVEIEPATHGEERGEEELALPVAEPDPDRSREDAAAVAAEDQLVQMPTTAIHGHDDDVDEDEKSEKGISKRIHHHHHHHDKDDDDEKSEKGIGKRIHHHHHHKDDDDDDDEKSEKGIGKRIHHHHHDKDDDDDDELEEMARRWVRKALTKGARATMHHHGGRFHHHHHRAEEEEEEEKGGVMRWVKDFVNRF
- the LOC102701699 gene encoding chemocyanin-like — encoded protein: MARRSATVLALCCAAAIAVPAAVVHGNEWTVGDDKGWTFGVAGWENGKRIRPGDVLVFKYDGKIHNVVEVDRAGYDGCKVTGPSKVRSSGDDRVELAGGEAFFICGVGDHCSEGMKIAVTTA
- the LOC102713710 gene encoding bifunctional riboflavin kinase/FMN phosphatase-like, which gives rise to MAAPKPITRLISHVILDLDGTLLNTDCVVSQVLKPFLVKNGKKWDSKKAHKLVGKTPYEAAAVVLEDYGLPYSTEEFLSMLTPMFNEQWCNIKALPGANRLIKHLKSNGVPAALASNSPRSNIEAKISCHQGWKESFSAIVGGDEVEKGKPSPDIFLKAAKRMNTNPPNCLVIEDSLPGVMAGKAAGMHVIAVPSVPKRTAEFSSADEVINSLLDVKPENWGLPPFGDWIDDTLPIEPWFIGGPVIKGFGRGSKVLGIPTANLPAENFSDILSEHTSGVYFGWAGLSTRGIYKMVMSIGWNPYFDNTEKTIEPWLLHDFGEDFYGEELRLVIVGYIRPEANFPSLESLIERIHEDARIAEKALDLPVYAKYKDSQYLRNSLKDDNSATGNQSVVDSK